The following coding sequences lie in one Crassostrea angulata isolate pt1a10 chromosome 10, ASM2561291v2, whole genome shotgun sequence genomic window:
- the LOC128167013 gene encoding UPF0489 protein C5orf22 homolog: MVRNCCRSIRSKMRVTWRRNVAGNLIALAVVTAFVVTYVKLLQYNKASSTTFNLVANRHRRPRGLHASHTVHRGSKNATSMLAVHVVEEHHQVIPIWMNAVKAGTLKSHGNILFHIDGHSDLAPPFYFPGYPSFRMPRDSREINMMIQRNDVFIVQSIMAGIMKRIIWVWPKWDQENHESVYEKTWGGIGTAMVTTGETLKEKVICTCTKNESNVKECSYIPFPYEGLTNVGTEQMLKPSSCNIKREFYLESVREDEAIKRLSKGGWVTKQDSLMLDIDLDFFGTTHVSQPLLDVGMPIASLNMMNGVLWKLFCPKTVKEEQETDRVLVKALRLFQNALDCKTKPQTKQYSYKKCKDKARKESADMLKQFLWQQGNRVSCEKRSKESENLLNQLIDLFFGHLSAKQIATLKKIGFCLTTTINSYLPLTNPGFQICMGSNTPVDSMVLAHRPTKNETILRTSTLLKILNSLHRPRLVTVCRSVRDGYTPRFQYYLIEHSVMKAISSVFSNVKVHYDPWLLGGKHGWPHRHKSS; this comes from the exons ATGGTAAGAAACTGTTGCCGCTCAATTAGATCCAAAATGCGTGTGACATGGAGGCGCAATGTTGCAGGAAATCTGATTGCCTTGGCAGTGGTGACAGCATTTGTTGTGACATATGTTAAACTTCTGCAATACAACAAAGCCAGTTCCACCACATTCAACCTCGTCGCCAACCGACATCGCCGGCCTCGGGGGTTACACGCCAGCCATACGGTGCACAGGGGGTCAAAAAACGCGACCTCCATGTTGGCCGTCCATGTCGTGGAAGAACATCACCAGG tgATTCCTATTTGGATGAATGCAGTAAAAGCAGGAACTCTGAAGTCTCATGGAAATATTTTG TTCCATATTGATGGCCACTCTGatttggccccacccttctATTTCCCTGGGTACCCCTCATTTAGAATGCCAAGAGACAGCAGAGAAATCAACATGATGATCCAGAGAAATGACGTCTTTATTGTG cAATCTATCATGGCGGGTATTATGAAGAGGATTATCTGGGTGTGGCCAAAGTGGGACCAAGAGAACCATGAAAGTGTTTACGAAAAAACCTGGGGAGGAATAGGCACAGCGATGGTCACAACCGGAGAGACCCTCAAGGAGAAAGTTATCTGTACTTGCACCAAGAACGAGAGCAATGTCAAGGAGTGTAGTTACATCCCCTTCCCATATGAGGGGTTAACCAACGTAGGTACAGAACAAATGTTAAAACCATCGTCATGCAACATCAAAAGAGAGTTTTACTTGGAATCTGTAAGAGAGGATGAAGCAATCAAGAGGCTCTCCAAGGGGGGCTGGGTTACAAAGCAGGACAGCCTCATGTTGGACATAGATCTGGATTTCTTTGGAACCACCCATGTTTCCCAGCCCCTTCTGGATGTAGGGATGCCCATCGCTTCCTTGAACATGATGAATGGTGTGCTTTGGAAGTTGTTCTGTCCAAAAACTGTAAAAGAAGAACAAGAGACGGACAGAGTCCTAGTTAAAGCCTTACGTTTGTTTCAGAATGCATTGGACTGTAAAACAAAACCACAAACTAAACAGTATTCATACAAGAAGTGCAAAGACAAAGCACGGAAGGAGTCAGCGGACATGTTAAAGCAGTTCCTCTGGCAGCAGGGTAACAGAGTGTCGTGTGAGAAGAGGAGCAAGGAGTCGGAGAACCTGCTGAACCAGCTGATTGACCTGTTTTTTGGACACCTAAGTGCCAAGCAGATCGCCACACTGAAGAAGATAGGCTTCTGTCTGACCACCACCATAAACTCCTACCTACCTCTCACTAACCCCGGCTTTCAGATCTGCATGGGCTCCAATACTCCAGTAGATTCCATGGTTCTTGCTCACAGGCCGACGAAAAACGAGACGATTCTCAGAACCTCCACCCTGCTCAAGATACTGAACTCTCTCCACCGCCCCCGCCTAGTGACTGTGTGTCGGTCCGTCCGCGACGGCTACACGCCCCGCTTCCAGTATTATCTCATTGAACACAGTGTGATGAAGGCTATTAGTAGTGTGTTTAGCAATGTGAAGGTGCACTATGACCCGTGGTTACTGGGGGGTAAACATGGATGGCCCCACAGACACAAATCATCGTGA